AACCAACCGGAACCAGATCTATCAGACATCAATGCAACACAGAAAGAAGATGGGCACATAGTCCAAATGCCTTTATTCCCCTGAAAACGAGTGAAGAAACCAGTTCCTCCTAATGAAGTAACCAACGACATTTTAGTGAGAGAAAATGGAGGAAATGCAATCAAGGGTGAATGGCCTAAGTCTACTAGCTTAACACAACAGAAGCTACAACATGATAAAATTACTAGGCATCTAACTCCATGAAATGAACAAAATTAATTTGCATACATAATAGATCAAGGAATTCCGCAATCAATGGACATCCTCATATACCCACAAAAGCACTTGCTCATATATTTTGAAATATGACGCGTCCAATTCGTTGCATAAAGAGATGTTGAATATACACATATTGTCATGCACTAAATCTACTTATACAAAGTTAAACGAGAATCTATCCTCAAGAATCAAGCCATAAAGGCGTAAGTAAACATTAAACAAGCATATTGAAAGTGATTAGCAGATAAGAAGCATTGACAAATCAGGAAATTATGACCACCTTAGCATAGTAATCTTTCCAGACACGGCGAGCGATTTGGTGACCACCCAAATCGAAAGCCTTGAACTTGATCTTCCCTATGCTCAACTCCTCCGATGTTGGGTGCTGGGTGGGCTGGTGCTGTACCAGTCTCTGCAAGGGAGATCCCAGATTCAATAATCCATATGGAGAAAGCAGGGGTAAAACACATTTTAAGAGCAAGAAAATACGATTTCCAAACCTCATCTTTCAACATGTGAAGGAGGGTAGTCTTGCCGGCATTGTCCAGACCCAAGAAAAGAATCTTGGCCTCTTTTTGCCATAATCCAAGAGATGCAAGAACTCCGTAGAACCAATCTAATAGAAACATGATGCTTTAGGCTTCGTTTCTAACACCCAAAGTGGTATTCAATGGGGTCACTGATACGTATATATATCTGATAATGAAGGAATTGGGGATCTAAAATGGCTTAAAAAAGGGACCAGAAGAGAGAGCAGGGattgaaaaatgaaaattcaGAGAAGGTACACGTTAtatataatttcttttatttgacTGCTTTTATGTCGTTTTATGCGTTTTTCCAGTTACCTGCAAGTGGAAACATCATTTTTACATTTGTCGTTCGCATATGTAAAGAGCAGTCCAAGCCCAAATTCAATTACTTGGATTCCTAGTAAGCTGCCACGCCTGCAAACGAGcccaagggcattttagtcattaagAACTTATATAAGCCGACCATACTTAGGGTTTCTTTCTTAACAGGCCGGACCATCTTTCACATCCTGCGACAGAACCAGAGCCGCATCCGCCTCCTTGCTCTCTCTCAGGTTCTCCTTCATCCGTCATAATCCTAAAACCTGAATTGATTATTCTTATGGAAAGCTTCGTTTTTTTATCTGAATTTTTTACaagttttttgtttaattaatgaTTGTGTTGCAGAGATGGCCAAGTCAAAGAATCACACTGCTCACAACCAGTCCTACAAGGCCCACAAGAATGGGATCAAGAAGCCTAAAAGGCACCGCCACACCTCCACCAAAGGGGTAAATCATTCATTTCTATTATTTGTCACTGATTTTATTCAAATCCATAGCTGTTGTTTATATGGACTTGCTTTCTTGTTGATTTTGTGTGTAGATGGATCCCAAGTTCTTGAGGAACCAGCGGTATGCCAGGAAGCATAACAAAAAGAGCGGTGAGACAGCCACCGAGGAAGAGTAATTGAGCATTTTGTTTCCTATTTTACATGTTAGGGTTTATCTTAATGGTGTAGTACTTTGTTGGGCTTTACTTCAATGGCAATACTGTTAAAGCCATTTCTATTTTGGATAATTGTTACTGATACTTGTTTAAGATTGTTAACTCTTGTGGGTCTACTCTTGTTCTTGCTTTCTTTTTGAAGAAATGCTTAATCTTTCCTTCTGGAGCTTAAGTTGCAGCTGATGCGTGATCATATTGCTAATACCAATGATTATTCATTTCTTTCCATTGGATTTTGATATTTTGCTTTGTAATGCTTGCTTATTTATGAGAAAATAATAATATAGTGCAATGGGGAAATTTCAGAAATGGATTGTTGATTCATTTTTGGTTAATGCCTGAGGAAGCAATAGTGGACTAGTACCATGATGAGAGCCGATGGACTAGGGAATTGGGCAGATGCTTGTTCTGTATCTTCAATCGAagatcaaaattttgtattcatgCGAGAAATTTTGTAGTTCATATTATTTCATATGGTTTATTTTAGTCGAAAACTTGGCTTATTGCCCTATGTTGCTTATATGTGCAAAAGTCCTTTTGAACAATGAAAGATAAGATCATAGCTAGTGGATAAGAATATCTATGGTGAGATCTTATAAACCGATTAAGTGAAAAAATGACTTAAGAGGGCATTAACTGAGGCTCACTTGTTTTAAATaatagtattattattattattgttaataatgTGGATTGAATAATGGTGTTTTGAGATACGGGTTTTGTTTGGGATCTGCTTTTGTGAAAAAATATATctaaattgaaatcaaaatttgaaGGTTATTgacaaaaatttttgaaatggTAACAGCAGTTTACACCGTATTGATCCGCCAAGCATTTCTCGCTTCCTCGGTCAAATGATAACATCAGAATGCTGAACTCTATTACGAACTCATGTGGAGTCATTGTCCAAATTATAGCATAAAATTCATCTTACACTTAAATACCTATGGACTGGTATTTAAACAGATTTACAACAAGCTCAAGAAACCAATGCAACACCCAAAAGATATTCCCATCCCACCGACTTCCAAGAAAATCGTAAAATTTTTTTAAGATGTTTCTTCTAATAGCAGAACATATTTGTTGACTTCTCCAGTCTAGGAGCATATAGTTCCTTGGCACTTTTTAACACAAGcaaatttcttcaaaattttgtacTATTAGTACTGAGATGCCTAGACTGCAACTGGTTCACTCACCTGGCTTGAAACATGAGCTTCAACCTGCCCCATAAATTAAAAACTTCGGTCACTAGCTTGTACATGGATGGTGCTGTCTTCAGCTAAACAAAAATATATGCAACAAATGTGTGTGAACAATATCAGGACTGGGAAATTAGAAAACTTTTTGTGAAAACAGGTATTATACTCAACAAAATGCATTttatagaaaaaagaaaaatttgttaagAGAGTTTTTAATTGCAGAGTAGCTCAATCCGAGCAAATATTTGTATCAATAATATGTGTGGTGTTGCATTCAGTAATTTCCATTCGAAGGTGAGTGTGGATATAATGTCATAACCAAAAAACCAAGCCAAACCTTTCTATCAGTTTCATAACCAAGAAATTGCCTTTTATcagtttcattttcttttctgttcGCATCAAACACAAGGGAAAAAAAGACAAGTACAGTGATGGTTGATGTGATATTAGAAGTGAATATTGGATGAGAAACTCACCTTTGCTGATTTAAAAAGTTCATCAAGGACTTCAGACAGAGTTGGATGTGCATGAACAGCAAATTTTATATCCTGCATAATGCAAAACTCAATCAGCAAGAGTATGATATGCGCTTAATTTTTTCCTCTAAAAGAATGGGACTAGGGCTAGGAAGCAACCGAAAAGAGTAAGGCTTATGAAGGAAAGAAAATTGCAGCATAAGAATAATCTTCCAAGTCCTCAAGCAGTTCATTATAAAAGCTCTCGCGTTAATTAGCAGTCTCAGGTAAGAAGAAGTGGTACTTTTGGTTAAGAACACCTGCCTGAATACGGGTCCCCAGAGCAATAGCATTGGATGCTTCATGAATGAGATCAGCAGCATGCAACCCAAAAATATGAACTCCGAGTATCTCTCCAGTATCAGGTCTGTATATCAACTGCatgaagatttaaaaaaaaaaattagtaaccaTGGAGCAGCAAAGGAAATTTATCTAATATCAACAGAAGTAGATAACTACTAAATAATTTATGTACCAACAAACATCCAAGGAACAGCTTTAGAAATATATAGTCACTAGCTATTCATTTAAAGAGGACAACAACAGAAGGCAAATCAATTGACTACTTGCATTGTGTTTGCCAAAGAAACACTATTGATGAAGGAGAAAAGTTGAGAGATATAACCTTAGCAAGCCCCTCTCCTTCATTTTCTGCAAGGGCCTTTGTGTTGGCCTTAAAACTTGTCTTGGCAACACTTACTTCAAATGCTTCTGTTTCACCTTTCTCCCTTGCTTGAGGCTGAGAATGTAATGTTCAGTTAACAGTACATCATATGTAAAAAGAAAGCAAAATTAGACCTCCTACTTGAATTTGACAATCAAAAAGGAAATAGACAAATGAAGCAACATAAGAAAGAAATATTGACTGTAAAAAGGCACCTCTGTCAATCCAACCATACTGATTTCAGGATGAGTGAAACAAGCTGCTGGAATGCTTAAATGATTTAGCACATGATCTCTTCCGGTGATTTGTTCAACCACTGTACATGAAAAACATAAAATGGGTTAAAAGAAAGCACCAGATTTTGAAGTAACAATCAACATAACTATttacaattaacctgaaattcctTGTGCGCTGGCTGCATGAGCAAGCATCATTTTACCATTTGCATCACCAATACAATACAAGTGAGGTACCTTGCCGTTGTTATTGCAAAATCTAATGTTAGTAGTTAAAAGCAAAAGGCATGCACAAAAATTCGCTCGTAAAGAAATTATTGAACAAACCAGATTTCCATCAGCATCAATAACACGCATACGCTCATCGACAGGGACAAAACCACGTTGCGTCACCACATTGATCTGTACAAATAAGATGAGAAAAAGAATCAAAATCATTTATCCTTTCAGGTAACAAGCCACCTAATCTCATCCACATTATATTAATGGGTACATACATTCTCCAAGCCAAGACCATTTGTGAACGGAGCCCTTCCAGTTGCAATTAAAGCTGCATCTACCTATAGCCAAAGTAATGGCTGATGTTATGACATATATTTCACACATCGTCTATTAAAGATCATTATTGAAAACTTGGAATTTGAATACAACACATAATTTTAAGTTTACATAAGGTCAATGTTATGTATCTGAATTGCTAAGTGTCCACAATAAGAAAGCAATAACCACACATTCAAGTTTTAGATACTTCCTGCAACTCGGGTATCACTCTCCTTGTGCAATGGTGATTTAAAATAAACAAATACCAAAATATAGAACTTCAACTTGCATTATTTAGACAAATAAAAAGAAGATCCGTCTTCATATTAACTACTTCAAGCTCCTAAAGACAGGATATGTAAGTTCATTGACTTGAGTTTGTTTCAACTAGTTAATACAAGAATTTATGGATGGATACAACCAAATCAAAAAGTTTCTGGCAGAGATTAACAAATTTAAGCAATGGTCCACTCCACTCACGCTATTAGAAGTAGAAGGAACTAAGCAACATGCTTTCACTTCATAGGTCATCGATAGAGATTCTTATCAGCATCTGACACTCATAACTTCTTGATTTCACACAACTAAATTACCTCCAAAGTATCTTTTTGTTCCTTGGTTTTCGCATCAATAAGCTCAATAGTGACAGGTTTCCCATCCTTTGCTGGAGTGATCTATATAAATAAGTACCAAGAAAAGGATGAATGCAATGTGCCCAAAGGAAGAACAAGAGAAGGAAAAggaaaatatgaatgaaacataTTGACACATCTATAAGAAGCACGCAAATTTGAAattcttaattaccttgcttgcAAATACTCCAGTATGATAGTCAATTTTCCTTGGATTTATTAGTACTCTTTGAGCCAACTTCCCAATCTCAGGATCAAAGCCAGGCATAAGCTGATCTAGAGCTTCAacaaaggtgacctaaaaaaccCACTTGATTACCCTGATTGCTTTATGAGAAAATTCTTGAAAATCCAATATtctaagaaaaagaaaattgagcaATGCCATGCTAAGTGGCATTGATCAGTGTAGACAAGTTAGAAATTAGCCTAGTTCATTTGTTTCTGAAAGtgaaaagaaaaccatatcttaaTAGATATTCAAATCTCAATGGAAAACAGGAAATAACATTCCTTGGTTCACCATTATCATTATGAGTTATATATGATGAAGTATCAAATGAAACACCTAATTTATGGAAGTTATACTGCATTGAGAGCCTAAGCTATGAGATCAATCATTTACCTTGAATGTGCACTGTGCAGGAGTTGAATGTAAACTACTTTGAAGTTTTAAAACTTAAGCGTTTAATTAGATTGTGAAAATTCACGAAAGGTTTTCAAATTAGATTCCATATAAGACAGCATGAGCCAAGAAACTTCATGTGAAATGAACATTGAATCTTAGGCCACAGCCATTCAAGATCATTAACACAAGAAACTTTAAGCATCTTTCAATGCCAAGTTAGGCACCATAGACAGGGAAGTTATGCATATAACACAGTTAAGGTAATTCTTTTCAAGTTAATATACAAAATTTTCCTCAATAGACTATCCTAGACAATTCTTTCCAAGAATAAAATGCATAGAAATTGAACAAGTTAATAGAAGCTACCTCACTTCCAAGTGCAGTATATACATCACTAAATTCTAGACCAATATAACCGCTTCCTACAATTACAATCCAATCAGGAACAAACTCCAGTTTGAGTGCATGGTCACTTGTAATTACAGTCTTCCCTGCAGGTCATTATGCAGGAATTAGAATTCTAACTAGCAAAAGAAAGCCGCACATTGCAGACAATTATGTAGATGTACTTGAAAATGATCTGAAGGATCATCAGACAGATAACACAATTTCCACAAGCACTAGTATCCTCAAGGCTGCTTGTGAATAATTCTTATCAATCTAAGTCCTCTTTACTACTTAAGGTGATGAAATCACAACAGCCTTTCATTAAATGGTATGCCTAAACATAAGCTCAAAGGATTTGTTCATAACATGTCATTTCCTGAAACCCTTATATATAAGCAACTAAACAAGATTAATCCTATTTTTGTCATGTTTGAACCAAGTATGTCCTAATTATAAACAATTAACTCAAAGGTAATCATGCCCGACCTGATAcaaaatcaaaatatttaaatCCATATCTATATCCCTTTAAGATGGGATATAGATAATTTCTAAAAGCAATTTCcctgaatttcaaatattctgCATTCCCAACTATTAACCAACATGGTAAGAAGAAAGAAGCAGCAAAATCTAATGTAATAATGAGTAAAGACATTTAATTCTTACCATCAACTTCAACACCCTTGGGGACAAAAGGAACAGAACCAGTAGCTATAATTATATCTTTTGCAGTCACTATGTTGTCAGGAAAACCAGCTTTCCCATATTTCACCTTTTGTGGGCCCTGAATGAATTAATGAAAATCATTGTGATGAATAAGTTCTAATGCATATCAAATATCATCATAGCATAAAAATGAGATGACAGATCATGTTCTATAAGTATTCAAATCACAAGTGATTTTAAACTGTATATTGTAGTCCCACCAACTCTGTACAACAAAAATGTCAacccaccaaaattgtgccaacACCAGTCAATATGTCCACACCTAGTGCCTTCAATGAATTTGTTAAATTGTTACGAATTTTTGAAGCAAGGTTATTTGCATGATCAGCAACTCCCTGTCTGTCATAGCCAGCTGCTGAAACCTATCATAAGTTTTGGAGGGGAAAAAACAGCTGTAAAATCAAAGCTTTGTCAAATGTTTTACATGTTTGCATATtaaactacatatatatatattttagttcTACAAATGCAGAATGCTAAAAGCACAAGTGAAGAAAAGTAATCaagaacaaaaaataaataaagagttTGCACTTGGTGCATATTGCCTTCTTCCTTTTCATTCAAGATTGTGCGTGTTTTTCAAATTATTAGGCTTTTAAAAACAGCAAAACGTGATAAATAAATCCCATTACCTGCAGACCTAAAGCTTTCATATGATGCTCACTCTGAAGTTCACGCATCCTACCACTGACAGCCAAAAGAGCCTTTGAAGGAACACATCCCCTGTTTACACATGTGCCTCCCACCACATCTCCCTCAATGATAGCAGTCTTTAGGCCCTGTATTAATGGTACTTGAAATTCATACCCATTGCCATTTTCAAGGAATAAACGGCAACTAAAAAGCTATCTTTTACTACCAGCCAAGTTTCATCCTATATTATCATTATCAATTCAATATTATGTCTTCAATAATTGTCACCAGCAAATTGGTTAATTCAACATTCCaaacaaaaaaattcaaattgtCCAAACTTCAACCTCTGTCACCATTTGGTCAACTATTTTAGCTAGTTAAACTAAAACAACTCTAACTTGCACAAGCCGAAGTTCATAGATGATCCAAGTTCAAAAGCTCGAGCTAGCTTAGCATGACGAATACCTTTTCGACGGCATGAAGTGCAGCTCCATGACCACCAACACCAGCTCCGATAATGATCAGATCGTAATCAAACGACTTTGGAGGGCTTCCATTATCAACAAGGGAAGCTGAAATTCTTTTTGAGCGAGTTGGAGTATGAAGCTGAAGTCCTCGCCGAAAGTGAGACCGAGAAAGAGAAGAGAAGCCCAAGGCCTCCCTTCTCAGACCACAGAAACGGAGATTTATAGGCTTGGAGGGAGCAAAAGGGAGGGAATCGAAGGTGTAATTTGATCTGGGAACTGTAGTGGCCTGAGAGCAGGAGAGCGAAAACGAGGACTGCATTTTGTTTCCTGGTAAGTGAAGAATGAGAGGAAACAAGTGCGAAATCTAAGGCACGGGGAAGAAGATCTGAGATGAGGAGGATATAATGGAAGAGGCAATGTGGGAGTTTTGTGGGTTTTCAAGTACTGAAGCTCTTTGAGAAATCCGTTAAGAGCTAGAAAGAGGCGGAATTATCAAAGTGCGGCGGATGAACCACCTCTTTACTATTTTCGATTTTGGTCAGTTGTCCTGTTTTGCTATCGTGCGCATATCGCGTACCGGTTGACAcagtctttttatttatttacgaACTTGAAATTGAATAATTCGGTAAATAAATGAATGtcgttaaataaaaaaaaattctttagtcttttatttaaataaaatttattatttaacttttatattttaaaaaatatattatttaatttttgtataaatttttattaaactatttaatttttttataaaatttttcattaataatattagtcaatatattaattaatccctttattttaataaaattaattaattaatctatatattttacaaaatacattaattcgtttatgtaatttaattttattaactatttaattttatagTTATTTTTTATAGCTAAACTACCATAATTTTCTccctttcatttatttttaatccttttttatttatctctctttttttttttttctctacacCCACATATTTCTCACTTATTCTCTATGTGCAAGATGTCTACACAAAAAAGttaatcaattttttaaaatttttatataattaaaaaaaattatttataagttgagaaaatataaagaatttaaaatttaaaaaaaatatataaattaagattTAGTTTTCGtataacaaaatttttatttttataaaataatatattttttaaattatataaatcaactaattaatttcactcaaataaaaataactaaaatatagtaatttttaaaatacaataatCAACTAATAAATCTCTTTAAAATAGATTGACTAATAGTAGTGTGAATGGTATGGATAACagaaaatttgacaaaatgattaaATAGTttaactgaaatttttacaatgattaaataatatattttttaaaataaagagataaaataattaatttcattaaaatacataaattaaataatagttttccttgaactaaaatttatttatatttaaaaaaatcaatcaaaTCATTTTTGCAATTCTTTTCTCACTTTTGAAATTTTTTAAGAGAAAAATAATTTGTTTAGAGGCTAGTTTAAACCTTTAAATTCATGCATTAATTATTATcttagtttaattataataaacaTGAATAGCCAAATGAAAAAATACCAAACATTTAgattaaattatgatttttttcactgattttttctttctttttaagaGAAGATTATGATTGTAAAGTTATATATATTGTtgcattaagtttttttttttcattgaatTTGAATTCGAATTCATTAACGAGTTTTTTAAAGAATTAATGAGTAATAATTAGaaaaaatcatatataaattCGATTTATCATGTGAATTAAAATATATAGTATATAATATTGGgacatataaattttatataatttatatgaaTTTTTCCCATTGCAAATattatgaaaatgaaaaagtaaaatatataaatttttcataaattttcatataattttttttaaataataaaattgtaaaataatgcaTATTATTTTACTGAGTTATTTTTTtcctcaattaaaatttaaaatcgtTAATGGATTTTTAAAATTAGtgaaaacaaaattatatttaaactgatttattatgaattgtagcatttattaaataaaatatatatattagttagaataaactatatataaaatgtatattttatttaacagATGATACAGTTCATGTGAATGCACTCTTTTCAATTATATTTTTTCCAATTTTACTTTATAAAAATgtatgaatttatttttatattatatatttggaTATATAGATTTATTTTGTTTTGATTCAAAATATAATTacgttaattttaattaataaaaatatttttttaatataaaattttaattaaaaataaaatataaaatatatttttttaaaatataaagtttAATCAATGAGCTAAAAATACTAAATGTTTATATTAAATCATGATTATATCCAAAGCTTTTATTTCTTAATCAAATAAAACTTTAAGTGTTATATTGTAATTTATCGTTAACTTttgaaattcaattttatttatagatacaattataagaaaatatttagatgttttacataaaattaaaaattttgaatataatcATGATTTGGCCTAAATGTATAAcattttttcacatttttttttatGTCTAGAGCATTCAGAATAAtaggttaataaaaaatattttcatattaaaaaatgaaattaagttatttttaaagcaaatataaagttattttttattttttatattttaataatcttattaaaatataaaaatatttatatatacaaatatatactattaatttaatattataattaaataatataattttttaaaacaatatttttaataaaaaatattttttatatataaattatttttctaaaataaaacCTAAATGAGATAATTTTCTTCTCCTCGCTAAGAATTGTAAGTGCAATACTCATAAATATTTTGATTtgttagcatttttttttttttttttttgcatgtaAAGCATGCTTGAGTGGCATGGTTCTTCGTGGTCGGTCCCACCATTTTTTTGTCGGGGTGAGGATTTTGAGTTTGAATTCTTTTATTCAttgaattttgataaaattattcgGTGCAAGGGAAAATAGAGAAGATGTATGAATTATGTTTACGACACATATGTGGCTAGATTATATATAATTCGCAAATATTAATATATGTTTTGATTATATGGCTTAACAACGCATAAATTTGGTTAGTAAACatgaaatattatatttttgtatACAATGATTTGATTTCTTACTTATAAAAGTGAACATCTTAATATTTATGCTGTAAAATTGGTTTTGAATCAAATGAAAATCATATCATAAAAGACTATGATCTAAAGCTATATTTTACCAAATCTAAGCATGATTATGATCTAAAGCTAAATTTTGAATTTGTCGGCAAGGTACCACGCCACACGTGCATTCCAAATAAAATAATTGGTTTTAAGACTACTTGAGAGAAAAACTACTTAGTTAATAGTTTATGCATACGCAAAATGAAATAGACGAcacggatttttttttttttttttactcaaagATAAATCAAGAGAGGCCTATTTGGGCAACAGGGAGGATACAAGCTCAACTTGCTACAAAGGGTTACCAAGGAAGGATTTATCTCTAGTAGCTCTTGCAGCTAAGCTATGGGCAGCAAAGTTATACTaccttttaataaaatataactgAACTGAGTGAATAGAGAAAATAAGTTGGTGAATATCATTCACGATTCCTTGAATCTCCAAAGGAATGACGTACCTCTAAAGAGTCCTAATCAAGGCTTGGCAGTCTCCTTCCACAATGATTGACCCGAAACCTTTGATTCTAGCAAGATGGATCGCCTCTCAACATGCTAGGTTTTCAACTACTAAGGGGTTAATAATCCCATTGAACCTTCGACACAGACAGCCTATCGGCATACCGCTGTTGTCTCAAGCTAAAGTTATCTCTGTTCCGGACACTTCTCGCTTGTTTATAGAACCATCAAAACTAATCTTGATATTCTATTAACCTCAGCTTCTTGATGGGTGATAGTCTCTTGAGCAGAATAGAACTCCTTATAGTATCGAATGGCAAGAGAATTAATCTTAGAAGTTGGGACTACCTGCTATTGGAAAGAAATCCAATTCCTACTTTTCCAAATGTACCAGAGAATAAAAGTGAAAAAGTTTAGAGATTCATCTCCCTTGGGTTGAGTTGCAAGGTGGGATGAAATATTGAACCAGATGTTCGTCATACTAGTTCCTCTAAACCAGTCTGATCTGAGCTGAAGAGGGGAGGTAAACCAAATCTCAATTGCTCTTGGGCATGAGAAAAAAGTATAATGAGTGGATTCAAGTTCTCTGCAAAAATCACATTCATTTGGATGGTGAGGGAGGCGCTGATTGATTAACACTTTAGTAGGCAGTTTCTCCTTT
The Hevea brasiliensis isolate MT/VB/25A 57/8 chromosome 15, ASM3005281v1, whole genome shotgun sequence genome window above contains:
- the LOC110632966 gene encoding dihydrolipoyl dehydrogenase 2, chloroplastic isoform X1, with protein sequence MQSSFSLSCSQATTVPRSNYTFDSLPFAPSKPINLRFCGLRREALGFSSLSRSHFRRGLQLHTPTRSKRISASLVDNGSPPKSFDYDLIIIGAGVGGHGAALHAVEKGLKTAIIEGDVVGGTCVNRGCVPSKALLAVSGRMRELQSEHHMKALGLQVSAAGYDRQGVADHANNLASKIRNNLTNSLKALGVDILTGVGTILGPQKVKYGKAGFPDNIVTAKDIIIATGSVPFVPKGVEVDGKTVITSDHALKLEFVPDWIVIVGSGYIGLEFSDVYTALGSEVTFVEALDQLMPGFDPEIGKLAQRVLINPRKIDYHTGVFASKITPAKDGKPVTIELIDAKTKEQKDTLEVDAALIATGRAPFTNGLGLENINVVTQRGFVPVDERMRVIDADGNLVPHLYCIGDANGKMMLAHAASAQGISVVEQITGRDHVLNHLSIPAACFTHPEISMVGLTEPQAREKGETEAFEVSVAKTSFKANTKALAENEGEGLAKLIYRPDTGEILGVHIFGLHAADLIHEASNAIALGTRIQDIKFAVHAHPTLSEVLDELFKSAKLKTAPSMYKLVTEVFNLWGRLKLMFQAR
- the LOC110632951 gene encoding 60S ribosomal protein L29-1 — its product is MAKSKNHTAHNQSYKAHKNGIKKPKRHRHTSTKGMDPKFLRNQRYARKHNKKSGETATEEE
- the LOC110632966 gene encoding dihydrolipoyl dehydrogenase 2, chloroplastic isoform X2, which gives rise to MQSSFSLSCSQATTVPRSNYTFDSLPFAPSKPINLRFCGLRREALGFSSLSRSHFRRGLQLHTPTRSKRISASLVDNGSPPKSFDYDLIIIGAGVGGHGAALHAVEKGLKTAIIEGDVVGGTCVNRGCVPSKALLAVSGRMRELQSEHHMKALGLQVSAAGYDRQGVADHANNLASKIRNNLTNSLKALGVDILTGVGTILGPQKVKYGKAGFPDNIVTAKDIIIATGSVPFVPKGVEVDGKTVITSDHALKLEFVPDWIVIVGSGYIGLEFSDVYTALGSEVTFVEALDQLMPGFDPEIGKLAQRVLINPRKIDYHTGVFASKITPAKDGKPVTIELIDAKTKEQKDTLEVDAALIATGRAPFTNGLGLENINVVTQRGFVPVDERMRVIDADGNLVPHLYCIGDANGKMMLAHAASAQGISVVEQITGRDHVLNHLSIPAACFTHPEISMVGLTEPQAREKGETEAFEVSVAKTSFKANTKALAENEGEGLAKLIYRPDTGEILGVHIFGLHAADLIHEASNAIALGTRIQDIKFAVHAHPTLSEVLDELFKSAKVEAHVSSQVSEPVAV